The genome window AAAACTATATCCCCAATTTTAAGACTACTAGCTAAAGTCTCTTTGGTACTCCCATCGCTAGAGATGATAAAAGCCTTGGTTGGGCTTAGATTTATTAAAGATTTTAGGTAAGATGAAGCAGTGGCTTTGGCTTTGTTTTCTAAATATTTGCCAAGCAAGACAAAGGTGATAACCATTGTCGCACCGCTAAAGTATAGGTAGTTTAAATTTTGCGGAATTTGATTATGAAAAATTGTGGCAAAAATAGAGTAGCAAAATGCTGAAAAAGTACCCAAAAATATAAGTACATTCATATCATAATTACGCTCTTTTAAGCTCTTTAATGCATGAGAGTAGAAACTAGATCCGCAATAAAATATCCCAATACAAGCCAAAACAATCATAAATGGCATAGGTATAGGATTGGATTTACTCATCTCTGCCCACATAAGAACTGCACTAATTATAGAACAGATTATAAATTTATTTTGGTAATTTTTTAATTCTTGATTTTGAGCATTTTCAAGCTCATCTTGATTGTTTGCAATACCAAAACCAAGTTTAATAATTTTATTTTTTAATGCTTCTATATCAGCATTTTGATCATATTCAAATACAGCACAATGAGTGTTAAAATCTACATTTGCAGATTTTATTCCCGGGATTTTTAGTGCTGATTTTTTAATAGAATTTGCACAATTTACACAGCTCATTCCGCTGATTTTTAACTCAATCTTATTCAAGTAAATTCCTAAATTTCTTTAATAACTTCAAAGCCAAGCTCATTTAGCTCATCTATAAATTTAGCCTTAATCTCATCACTATTTATATCTATAGTAAGAATTTTTGGCTCACTTGTTAAATCAATGATAATAGTGCCAAATTCATCTTCAAGAGAGTTTTTTATCAAATTAACACAGCTTTGACAATTAATATTTTTAACTTCTAATTTCATAATTTTTCCTATTTTGATTTTGAATTTCAAAAATTATATAATTATATAGCTAATTAATATTTAACGATTTTTTGCTATAATTTACGCTTTATAAAATCCAAAAGGACAAAAATGGGAAGAGCATTTGAGTATAGAAGAGCTAGTAAAGAGGCTAGATGGGATAAGATGAGTAAGCTATTTCCAAAGTTAGCCAAAGCTATTACAGTTGCAGCCAAAGAGGGTGGAAGTGATCCAGATATGAACCCAAAACTTCGCTCAGCAATAGCTACAGCAAAAGCTCAAAATATGCCAAAAGATAATATTGATGCAGCAATCAAAAGAGCAAGTGGAAAAGATAGCAGCGATATTAAAACTATATTTTACGATGGCAAAGCAGCTCATGGTGTGCAAATCATTGTAGAAACTGCGACCGATAATGCCACTAGAACAGTAGCAAATGTTAAGGCTATATTTAATAAAAATGGTGGTGAAATATTACCAAGCGGAAGCCTTAGCTTTATGTTTAGCCGTAAGGCAGTTTTTGAAGTTGAGATACCAGCTGGCGATCTTGAAGAGCTTGAATTAGATCTTATTGATTATGGTCTTGAACTATTAGAACAGAGTGAAGATAGCTTGATGATATATGGAGATTATACAAGTTTTGGTACGCTTAGTGATGGGATTGAAAAGTGTAATCTAACATTAAAAAAAGGTAGTTTGCAATATATTCCAAACTCGACAATTACTCTAAGCGATGAACAGCTTGGCGAGATAGAAAAGCTTTTAGACAAGCTTGATGATGATGATGATGTACAAGCTGTATATACAAATATAGAATAATTAGATAAAGGATAAAAATGGAAGAGTTAAAAGTATATGAGATAGATGTTAATGAGTTAGCTAAATTTAAATTTGCAGTTATAAAAACAGATAAAGGTGATATGATAGCTGAATTATACCCACAAGAGACACCGCAAACTGTGGCTAATTTTGCAAATTTAGCAAAATCTGGATTTTATGATGGATTAAATTTTCATAGAGTAATTCCAAATTTTGTTATTCAAGGTGGTTGCCCATATGGTAGTGGGATTGGCGGTCCAGGCTGGAGAATTAAATGCGAATGCGTAGGACAAAAACGCAAACACAATAGAGGTAGTCTAAGTATGGCTCACGCCGGCAGGGATACTGGCGGTAGTCAGTTTTTTGTTTGTCATAGCGCTCAGCCGCATCTAAATGGCGTGCATACCGTCTTTGGCGAATTAATCAATGATGAGAGCAAGGCAGTGCTTGATTCTATTAGACAAGGTGATAAAATCACTACAATTGAGATTAAAGAGAGCCTATAATTTTTTAATAATTCAGATTCCCTTTGCCGGTAATCTGAATTTAATTTAAACTACTTTTAATATATTTACAATACTTAAGTCAAATTTAACTGCAATATTGGTATTATATTTAAAATCTAATTTTTTTCATTAAGGATACATATGAAATTTACTACTTTGTTTTATGCTATTTTTGGTGTAATTATTACAGTAGTCATTTTAAATTTGGTGGCCCTATTAGGGGTAATTAGCGTACAAGATGAGCTTATAGAAGCATCTGAGAAAAGATATCAGTCATATATGTTAGCTGATGAGCTTCGTCAAAGTTCTGATGATTTAACTAGACTTGCGCGTACATACAGCGTTACAGGCGATAGCCGTTATGTTGATCAATATAACGCTATATTAGATATTAGAAATGGTAAGGCGCCAAGACCTATGGATTATGAAAGAATTTATTGGGATTTTGTCGCAGTAAATAATCAAAAACCTCGTCCAGATAGTAATGAGACAATTGCTCTTACTAAAAAGATGGAAGAGCTTGGTTTTACTAAGGCTGAGTTTGATATGTTAAAAGAGTCAGAAGCTCGTTCAAATCATCTTGTAGATATAGAAACTAGGGCTATGAATGCTGTAGCAGGTAGGTTTATGGATGAAAATGGCAGATATAGCGTAATTGGCCAACCAGATGCTATTTTAGCCATCAATCTTACTCACTCTAAAGAGTATCATACAGAAAAAGCTAAAATTATGGAACCTATTGATAAGTTCTTTGTGATGCTTAAAAAAAGAACTGCTGATGAGGTTCAATCTAAAATTGATAAAACTACTCTATATTTTAATACAGTTTTAGGTTTGTTTGTTATCAATATTATAGTTATAGTTGTAGGCTCTATTATGCTTCGTAGAAAAATTTCGCAAATTGAGCCAGTTAGTGATGGTCTTAGAGGATTTTTTGCTTTCCTTGGACATGAAAAAGATGATTGCAAAACTATAGACATTAACTCAAAAGATGAATTTGGTGTAATAGCTAAGATGATTAACCAAAATATCCTAAACTTACGCACACAAATTGGCTCTGAGCGTAAATTTATTAATGAAACAGTAAAAACTCTAAAAGAGCTATCTCAAGGTAGTTTTAATGTGCGTTTAAATAGCAATTGCGACTCTCCAGCAATGATGCAACTTCAAGAAACTCTAAATAATATGGCTTTAGCTCTTGAGAAAAATATCAATGAGATAGTAAAAATTATAGGTAAATACTCAGAACATGATTATACTCAAAGAGTTTCAAATGAAAATTTAAAACACTATTTACTTAAAATGGCTGATGGTGTAAATGAGTTAGGTGATACTACTGTAGCGATGCTACGCCTATCACAAAAATCTAGCCAAACTCTATACGAAGCATCAAATGATATGAAAGACGGTATTAATAAATTAAATGAATCATCAAAACTACAAGCTACTTCGCTACAAGAGAGTGCAGCAGCTGTAGAGGAGCTAAGCAGCTCAATGAACTCTATAAATGAAAGAGCCGATGAAGTTATTAAACAAAGCGATGATATTAAAAATATTATTACTATAATTAAAGATATAGCAGAACAGACCAATCTACTTGCTTTAAATGCTGCTATAGAAGCTGCTCGTGCTGGTGAGCATGGTAGAGGATTTTCAGTTGTAGCTGATGAGGTTCGTACTTTGGCTGAAAAGACAGGTAAATCTCTAACTGAAATTGAAGCCAATGTAAATATTTTAACTCAAAGCATAACCGATATGAGCGCTAGCATTCATGAACAAACTGCAGCAATTAATCAAATTAATGAAGCAATGAGCGCTATAGAGAGTGGCACAGAGCGCAATTATAAAGAAACAACTAAAATAGCTGGTATCTCAAATGATGTTGAAGGAATGAGTAAAGAGATGCTTGCTAATATAAATAAAAATAAATTCTAACTTCAAATTTCGCCAACTATTTTATAGTTGGCGAAATTTTTAATTTTTTTCTAAAAACTCTTGACAAATCAAATAAAATTAGCTATAATTCCAGCTCACAAGTTAAAGGTGCTGGTGTAGCTCAGCCGGTAGAGCAACTGCCTTGTAAGCAGTAGGTCGGCGGTTCGATTCCGTTCACCAGCTCCATTTATCTTTACAGTGTTTGACCAGATACATATAGCAATCATTTTTCTTTTATTTAGGGTGAGATACTCAAGTGGCCAACGAGGGCAGACTGTAAATCTGCTGACTATGTCTTCCGTGGTTCGAATCCACGTCTCACCACCATTGCTATACGCGGGAGTAGCTCAGTTGGCTAGAGCATCAGCCTTCCAAGCTGAGGGTCGCGGGTTCGAGTCCCGTTTCCCGCTCCATTTGGATTTGACTGGGAGCTGTCTTTTTTGAATTTATATTCTATTCTGCAGTTATTCTTAGTCATTTTTAGTTTTTGGTGTTTGTATTAATTTAGTATAACTCTGTTTTGCCAAATTGCAGTTTCCATATTTTAGAAACGCTCATATGGCTCAGAGGTAGAGCACTTCCTTGGTAAGGAAGAGGTCGCGGGTTCAAGTCCCGCTATGAGCTCCATAAAAGTTAAAATAAGAAATACAAAAGATACAAACTTTAAGTATAAAAGTTGAATTTAATAACGGAGGATACAATGGCTAAAGAGAAGTTTTCAAGAAATAAGCCACACGTAAATATTGGTACTATCGGTCACGTTGACCATGGTAAAACTACATTAACAGCTGCTATTTCTGCTGTTCTATCAAGAAAAGGTCTTGCAGAGCTTAAAGATTATGATAATATCGATAATGCTCCTGAAGAAAAAGAGAGAGGTATTACTATTGCTACTTCTCACATTGAGTATGAAACAACTAATCGCCACTATGCACACGTTGACTGCCCAGGCCACGCTGACTATGTTAAAAATATGATTACTGGTGCTGCACAAATG of Campylobacter vicugnae contains these proteins:
- a CDS encoding heavy metal transport/detoxification protein; the encoded protein is MKLEVKNINCQSCVNLIKNSLEDEFGTIIIDLTSEPKILTIDINSDEIKAKFIDELNELGFEVIKEI
- a CDS encoding YebC/PmpR family DNA-binding transcriptional regulator → MGRAFEYRRASKEARWDKMSKLFPKLAKAITVAAKEGGSDPDMNPKLRSAIATAKAQNMPKDNIDAAIKRASGKDSSDIKTIFYDGKAAHGVQIIVETATDNATRTVANVKAIFNKNGGEILPSGSLSFMFSRKAVFEVEIPAGDLEELELDLIDYGLELLEQSEDSLMIYGDYTSFGTLSDGIEKCNLTLKKGSLQYIPNSTITLSDEQLGEIEKLLDKLDDDDDVQAVYTNIE
- a CDS encoding peptidylprolyl isomerase, which produces MEELKVYEIDVNELAKFKFAVIKTDKGDMIAELYPQETPQTVANFANLAKSGFYDGLNFHRVIPNFVIQGGCPYGSGIGGPGWRIKCECVGQKRKHNRGSLSMAHAGRDTGGSQFFVCHSAQPHLNGVHTVFGELINDESKAVLDSIRQGDKITTIEIKESL